A single window of Stigmatopora nigra isolate UIUO_SnigA chromosome 22, RoL_Snig_1.1, whole genome shotgun sequence DNA harbors:
- the LOC144215345 gene encoding alpha-aminoadipic semialdehyde synthase, mitochondrial-like, translating into MYRLLSHQRRRRPSCLFGQRRSEHHRAVMAIRREDVNPWERRAPLAPRHVRELTQDGIKVLVQPSNRRAIHEKYYAKEGAVIQEDISEASLIIGVKRPPEEKVIPKKTYAFFSHTIKAQEANMGLLDDLLKKEVRLIDYEKMVDANGYRIVAFGQWAGVAGMINILHGLGLRFLALGHHTPFMHIGMAHNYRNVSQAIQAVRDCGYEISMGLMPKSIGPVTFCFTGTGNVSKGAQDIINELPVEYVEPHELKDVCETGDMTKVYATVLSRHHHLMRKSDGIYDPMEYENHPELYTSHFRTSVAPYTNCLINGIYWDPQTPRLLRRLDAQRLLRPSKSTRVTSEGMPQLPHKLLAICDISADTGGSIQFMNECTTIDKPFCMYDAEQHIDHDSVEGHGILMCSIDNLPAQLPIEATEYFGDRLFPYIWEMLPSDATRPLDQEDFSPQVRDAVITSNGALTPKFEYIEKLREQREKSQIMQKSGVKRVLVLGTGYVSGPVVEYLTRCDKTQLTVASVSMKQAQDLSAKYPNTIPVMLDISSQDAHLVSLIQDHDLVISLLPYGLHPQVAKHCIEKKVNMVTASYLSPAMKDLHDRAVEAGVTLVNEMGLDPGIDHMLALECIDQAKADGCAVESYVSYCGGLPAPECSDNPLRYKFSWSPSGVLLASISPAVFLCDNQIVSIPGGGGLMDAVKPMDFFPGFNFEGYPNRDSTKYAKLYNIEDTHTLLRGTLRYKGFSRAMRGFVKLGLINSEPCPLLQNASSPVSWKALLCHVMGLPASTSSNAFEASVYERLEQDDSSIDSLRWFGMLSDDMIPHADSILTALSRHLEAKLSFGSGERDMIVLRSDFGLRHPTGELENKCVSLVVYGEDGRFSAMAKTVGYPAAIAARMLLDGEINTKGVLLPMSKEIYVPALKRLKDEGLNITSTSTLVESS; encoded by the exons ATGTACCGCCTCCTGAGTCACCAGAGGCGTAGGCGTCCAAGCTGTCTTTTTGGTCAGCGACGTTCTGAGCACCACCGTGCCGTCATGGCCATCCGGCGTGAGGACGTCAACCCTTGGGAGAGGCGTGCCCCCCTTGCACCCCGCCATGTCCGCGAGCTGACACAGGATGGCATTAAAGTCCTAGTGCAACCGTCCAATCGTAGGGCCATCCATGAAAAG TACTACGCCAAGGAGGGTGCCGTCATCCAGGAGGATATCTCCGAGGCATCGCTCATCATTGGCGTGAAGAGGCCACCCGAGGAGAAAGTAATCCCAAAGAAGACCTATGCCTTCTTTTCACACACAATTAAGGCACAGGAGGCCAATATGGGACTGCTGGATGACCTGCTTAAGAAG gaggttcGTTTGATTGACTACGAGAAAATGGTTGATGCTAATGGATATCGTATCGTGGCGTTTGGGCAGTGGGCTGGTGTTGcag gcATGATCAACATTTTACATGGTTTGGGTCTTCGCTTCCTGGCACTTGGGCACCATACTCCCTTTATG CACATCGGCATGGCGCACAACTACCGCAACGTATCGCAGGCCATCCAAGCTGTGCGGGATTGCGGCTACGAGATCTCAATGGGCCTCATGCCAAAGTCCATTGGTCCTGTTACCTTCTGCTTCACTGGAACCGGAAACGTCTCCAAG GGAGCGCAGGACATAATCAATGAGCTCCCCGTGGAATATGTGGAGCCTCATGAGCTGAAGGATGTGTGTGAAACTGGAG ATATGACCAAAGTGTATGCCACCGTGCTCAGTCGCCACCATCACCTGATGAGGAAGAGTGATGGTATTTACGACCCCATGGAGTACGAGAACCACCCGGAACTTTACACATCCCACTTCAGAACCAGC GTGGCGCCGTACACCAACTGCCTGATCAACGGTATCTACTGGGACCCTCAAACCCCGAGACTCCTGCGTCGCCTGGACGCCCAACGGCTGCTCAGACCTTCCAAGAGCACCAGGGTCACTAGCGAGGGAATGCCACAACTTCCTCACAA GCTGTTGGCTATCTGCGACATCTCGGCAGATACAGGTGGTTCCATCCAGTTTATGAACGAGTGCACCACCATCGACAAACCATTCTGCATGTATGATGCTGAACAACATATCGACCATGACAG TGTGGAGGGCCACGGCATCCTAATGTGCTCCATCGACAACCTTCCTGCTCAGTTGCCCATCGAAGCCACCGAGTACTTTGGTGATCGCCTCTTTCCATACATCTGGGAAATG CTGCCTTCAGACGCCACTCGACCTCTTGATCAAGAAGACTTCAGTCCACAAGTCCGAGAC GCGGTGATCACCTCCAACGGAGCCTTGACGCCAAAATTTGAGTACATAGAAAAGCTTCGAGAGCAACG GGAGAAATCTCAGATCATGCAGAAAAGCGGTGTGAAGCGAGTTCTGGTGCTCGGTACCGGATATGTTTCCGGCCCAGTGGTTGAGTACTTGACCCGCTGTGACAAGACGCAGCTAACTGTGG CATCTGTGAGCATGAAGCAGGCACAGGATCTGtcagcaaaatacccaaacACAATCCCCGTCATGCTGGACATCAGCAGCCAGGATGCACACCTCGTCTCCCTCATCCAAGACCATGACCTTGTCATTAG CTTGCTTCCCTACGGCCTTCACCCCCAGGTGGCCAAACACTGCATTGAAAAGAAGGTTAACATGGTCACTGCCAGCTACCTCAGTCCAGCCATGAAGGACCTGCATGACAG GGCGGTGGAAGCCGGCGTGACTCTCGTGAACGAGATGGGGTTGGACCCCGGTATCGATCACATGCTAGCCCTAGAATGTATTGACCAGGCAAAAGCCGATGGATGCGCT GTGGAATCCTACGTGTCATACTGTGGCGGACTTCCTGCTCCCGAGTGTTCCGACAATCCTCTGCGCTACAAGTTCAGCTGGAGTCCTTCTGGTGTTCTCCTTGCCTCCATCAGCCCTGCCGTCTTTCTTTGCGACAACCAG ATTGTTAGTATTCCAGGAGGGGGTGGTCTTATGGACGCCGTCAAACCCATGGATTTCTTTCCTGGCTTCAACTTTGAAGGTTATCCCAACCGTGACAGCACCAAGTACGCAAAACTCTACAACATAGAAGACACGCACACTTTGCTCAGAGGAACGCTTCGATACAAG ggtttctccagagccatgcGTGGTTTTGTAAAACTGGGTCTGATCAACAGCGAGCCTTGTCCTCTGCTCCAAAACGCGTCGTCGCCTGTCTCTTGG AAAGCACTTCTGTGTCATGTGATGGGTTtgcccgcctccacctccagcAATGCGTTCGAGGCCTCTGTGTATGAACGCCTCGAACAGGATGACTCCAGCATAGATTCCCTCAGATG GTTTGGCATGCTAAGTGACGATATGATCCCTCACGCCGACAGCATTCTAACTGCACTCAGCAGACATTTGGAAGCCAAACTCTCTTTCG GAAGCGGAGAGCGCGATATGATCGTGCTGCGGAGCGACTTCGGCCTCCGTCACCCCACAGGCGAGCTGGAAAACAAATGTGTCAGTTTGGTGGTGTACGGCGAGGATGGACGATTCTCTGCTATGGCTAAGACTGTCGGATACCCTGCCGCCATTGCTGCACGCATGCTCCTTGATG GAGAGATAAATACCAAGGGGGTCTTGCTACCCATGAGTAAGGAGATCTACGTGCCCGCATTAAAGCGTCTCAAGGATGAAGGTCTGAACATCACCTCCACCAGCACCCTGGTTGAATCTTCATGA
- the LOC144180917 gene encoding fez family zinc finger protein 1-like: protein MQDARRGVLGAPPAAGGQATMPVSSTSSSASTHSKSLAFSIERIMARTPEPKAAPLPGWFRPATALAPTSGLPDVVCPSSLHCMIPLVPLGYGDAATQHRLALHGGLDSIPAGDAPPATATELLGFGLNEAARQQSDGGRYKLFRPRVVTQSSFPSRGTVCYLNCGGGAASGDAASAGLLNLHPMASYLLAGRHKPGPLPYQATQNQLQNLIKERDFGEKLLKNSSSSAAVAAAAAAAAARLGGSKPKVFTCEVCGKVFNAHYNLTRHMPVHTGARPFICKVCGKGFRQASTLCRHKIIHTQEKPHKCSQCGKAFNRSSTLNTHTRIHAGYKPFVCEFCGKGFHQKGNYKNHKLTHSGEKQFKCSICSKAFHQVYNLTFHMHTHNDKKPFTCPTCGKGFCRNFDLKKHIRKLHDHAAAAIAPSRTATPPPISLQHP, encoded by the exons ATGCAGGACGCGCGCCGTGGCGTGCTGGGCGCGCCCCCGGCCGCCGGGGGCCAGGCCACCATGCCGGTCTCCTCCACCTCTTCCTCCGCCTCCACGCACTCCAAATCGCTGGCCTTTTCTATCGAGAGAATCATGGCACGGACGCCCGAACCCAAAGCGGCCCCCCTGCCCGGATGGTTTCGCCCGGCGACGGCGTTGGCACCAACTTCCGGCTTACCTGACGTCGTGTGTCCGTCGTCGCTGCACTGCATGATCCCGCTGGTTCCGCTCGGCTACGGGGACGCGGCCACCCAGCACCGGCTCGCCCTGCACGGTGGCCTGGACTCAATTCCGGCTGGGGATGCGCCACCGGCGACGGCGACCGAGCTCCTCGGGTTCGGACTCAACGAGGCCGCCCGTCAGCAGTCTGACGGTGGCCGCTACAAACTGTTCCGGCCCCGTGTGGTCACGCAGTCGTCGTTCCCGTCCCGAGGCACCGTGTGCTACTTGAACTGCGGGGGTGGAGCCGCTTCCGGGGACGCTGCTTCGGCCGGGCTCCTCAACCTGCACCCGATGGCCTCCTACCTGTTGGCTGGCAGGCATAAACCGGGCCCGCTGCCCTACCAAGCGACGCAGAACCAACTGCAAAACCTGATCAAGGAGCGAGACTTTGGGGAGAAGCTTCTCAAGAACTCTTCCTCCTCCGCGGCCGTGGCGGCAGcggcagcagcggcggcggcgagacTCGGAGGAAGCAAACCCAAAGTGTTTACTTGTGAAGTCTGCGGAAAA GTATTCAACGCGCATTACAACCTGACTCGTCACATGCCTGTGCACACGGGTGCCCGCCCGTTCATCTGCAAAGTCTGCGGAAAAGGCTTCAGACAGGCCAGCACACTCTGCAGACACAAGATAATACAcactcag GAAAAGCCTCACAAGTGCAGCCAATGCGGCAAAGCATTCAATCGCAGTTCCACGCTTAACACGCACACGCGCATCCACGCCGGCTACAAACCTTTTGTGTGTGAGTTCTGCGGGAAAGGATTTCACCAGAAAG GAAACTACAAGAACCATAAACTGACGCACAGCGGCGAGAAGCAGTTCAAGTGTTCCATCTGCAGCAAAGCCTTCCATCAAGTGTACAACCTCACCTTCCACATGCACACCCACAATGACAAGAAACCCTTCACCTGTCCCACTTGCGGCAAAGGATTCTGCCGGAACTTTGATCTCAAGAAACACATCAGGAAGCTTCACGACCACGCCGCCGCTGCCATCGCCCCTTCGCGGACTGCCACACCACCGCCCATCAGTTTGCAGCATCCGTAA